The Magnolia sinica isolate HGM2019 chromosome 3, MsV1, whole genome shotgun sequence genome includes the window AACACTATATCCTTCTAAAAAGAGAATCTCCTTCAGCAATGGCTGCAACATATTAAAGAACTTAACAGCCTCTTTTGTTCCCTTCTTGTCAAGAATAGAAGTAACAATCTCTGTGAATGATGACCGCAGTAAATCTCTATTGaaatcaatcctcaccatttcacTTTTACTGATCAAATGCCTCTCCTCAAAGCAGTCAAAAAACGCAGGTAAAGCACTCTGTACCATTTGCAAAACAGTTCACAGAGGACCCGTACGGTGAGCCTTAAGCAAAGCAGGTTCCAGTAAACTAGTGAAACACACATAGCCAACTGTTGCGCAGTTGCTTTGTTcaagaaaaaagtcctaaacatgagtttaagtgacaataaagaatcatgcactagttgtaaATTCAGACTACCACTATGAGAACTACGGATTTGCTTTTCAACACTAAACAACTCCAAAACTTCTGCCTTTGCTGCTAGAGActagataaaatatatgaacacaatccccatcaaaatctgcacctaggggagcacaaataagaggattgatcttaacagtatggtcgtcatgtacatagacagaaaatgcttgtaatgaatgtttatgagtactaggtggcccattaatgaaaacaatgtctccgtccataatctgcctatttatgatttgaccaactttcaaatctgatttagtttactttgattctcttttttccaattcagttttgaaaattttgaatgttaGAGAAGTGCTACTGTGATTTGTCTGGATGTATTTAAGTGACTATTTTGTGTGTTCTCTATACCATAATGAAGGACCACAGCTGGTTACAGAAAGTTGTGAGGTGCATTGGACACAGAAGGCTGAAGGAGATCTAATAGTCCAATGCTCCTGAGCTTTCACAAAGACCATTTTTCCTGGAGAGTTGAAGAGTTGATTGGGAGCCTCTCCGCATTTATGTATTTTGTTATATAGGACACGAATATTGAGCAGGAATTCTAACAGGTTCACTTGCAAgattgtccattttagctttagtAGTCTAAAATAACTTGTTTTCCATTCCAACCTAGAATTTGTAAAACGGACCTGCTATCTGGTGGAACACATGTATACATCAAATGTGCTATGAATCAAGTTTTCTTAACTATCTATTCTTGTCTACACGTGAAGAGCACATGATCAGCACTCTACAGCTCCAAGCAGTATAATCTCAATGCTGTGCCACTTACTAAATCAGCTATGCTTCTAAGCCCATTGCAGGGAAACTTCCTAGGGAGGAATTTAGGCTCATTGCAAGAAAAGGGCCTACATCACACATAGTGGACACGTGACCATGACCAGTGAGGTTGGTGTTGTAGACATTTGCCAGAAGATGTgactaggaaaggaagacatatGATCAGTCCAGAAGGGGACCTTACAGAAACAGTTTATGTGaaaggctaggaaaggaagacatagtttgttttgaaaactttaaatagagcATTATTTGTTTTGTTAATATTGTCCTACctgttgtcttgatgaatgttagatTATAGGGTGATTTAAATTCTTGTTATTCAATCATAGGTTTTTGATAGTTACACAGATAGAAATTTGATAGTTAGATTGATGGAGA containing:
- the LOC131238905 gene encoding uncharacterized protein LOC131238905 — encoded protein: MFASASQWNKVTRVREAMRNRGVQKPEPVTALGMSKSFKPTLYPSKKRISFSNGCNILKNLTASFVPFLSRIEVTISVNDDRSKSLLKSILTISLLLIKCLSSKQSKNAVLKILNVREVLL